A single window of Senegalia massiliensis DNA harbors:
- a CDS encoding glycoside hydrolase family 38 C-terminal domain-containing protein, whose protein sequence is MKFHIVSHTHWDREWHKTFEEYRVKLIRIMDDLIDLLENNKNYLSFMFDGQTIILEDYLEIRPKNKERLKKLIEQKRIIVGPWYIQPDEFIPSGESLIRNLLIGINMAEEFGSVMNIGYLPDSFGQSAQIPQVLKGFNINDAVIWRGISDEDIKEKEFYWEGLDETKILGHYLPLGYENAKWLSLKMDESKKVVETNIKAQKDMTHTGQILMLCGYDQREANKDLPLIIKDLNEKYGSEGYKFIFSTLEDYIKNVKRSDMDFETYKGEFRKGKFMRVHASIGSTRLDIKGQNFISQRLYEKYVEPLSSIGTLYGSYYNNALINHGWKNIIQNQAHDSIGNVCTDITHDEMEMRYNKSNQIGTTILEEKTNEILSNINFQDDKGIPITVFNTIINSRKDTLAIEALLESTNFILKDDKGLECDHQILNTEKVDLNDYMIESHFVGKNESKEYYKVKFSFTPEVQGFGYKTYYINEVKFSDNKEKSLIVNENTLENEYIKVNINKDGSLDILDKENDKTYYNQHIFKEGGNAGDEYDYSPPVNDEIIYSKGKIAKIEKVYNGHIQAQIKITYSLSFPINTYNEYRSEKKENTVIESFITIYKNNKRLDIKTVINNNIKDHRIQVLFDGNIKSNIHYADQQFGIMERENYLKQVEYWRNENWQEKYYPIYNQHKFVGVFDSKNGLQIINRGLPQYEILDENKPKIALTLLCGTSYMGKQDLVNRPGRRSGLHVKTPKSNMIGKFEMEYSICPINSINEMNINAENYVYPLHYSQLQNIEDKNKGLSDTYYPIRIKNPLVGTSAIKKSENDEGVVLRIYNSINENINDVEIEYDGEKFSDVNLVNLKEKNIDINTNFEITKNTIHIKRIKSNEILNFKFK, encoded by the coding sequence TTGAAATTTCATATAGTATCACATACTCATTGGGATAGAGAATGGCATAAAACATTTGAAGAATATAGAGTTAAACTGATTAGAATTATGGATGACTTAATTGACTTACTAGAAAACAATAAAAACTATTTATCTTTTATGTTTGATGGACAAACTATAATATTAGAAGATTATCTAGAAATAAGGCCTAAAAATAAAGAAAGATTAAAAAAACTTATAGAACAAAAAAGAATAATTGTAGGGCCATGGTATATACAACCAGATGAATTTATTCCAAGTGGGGAATCACTTATAAGGAATTTACTTATAGGCATTAATATGGCAGAAGAATTTGGTTCTGTAATGAATATAGGATATTTGCCTGATTCATTTGGTCAATCTGCACAGATACCTCAAGTTTTAAAAGGATTTAATATCAATGATGCAGTTATATGGAGAGGAATATCAGATGAAGATATAAAAGAGAAAGAATTTTACTGGGAAGGATTAGATGAAACTAAAATTTTAGGTCATTATTTACCCTTAGGATATGAAAATGCTAAATGGTTATCATTAAAAATGGATGAAAGTAAAAAGGTAGTAGAAACTAATATTAAAGCACAAAAAGATATGACACATACTGGACAAATACTGATGTTATGTGGTTATGACCAAAGGGAAGCAAATAAAGATTTACCTTTAATTATTAAAGATTTAAATGAAAAGTATGGTTCAGAAGGATATAAATTTATATTTTCAACATTAGAAGATTATATTAAAAATGTAAAAAGATCTGACATGGATTTTGAAACTTATAAAGGTGAATTTAGAAAAGGTAAATTTATGAGAGTACATGCAAGTATTGGCTCTACTCGTCTTGATATAAAAGGACAAAATTTTATATCACAAAGATTATATGAAAAATATGTGGAACCATTATCTTCTATAGGAACATTATATGGTTCTTATTATAATAATGCTTTGATAAATCATGGATGGAAAAATATAATCCAAAATCAAGCCCATGATTCTATAGGAAATGTATGTACTGATATTACACATGATGAGATGGAAATGAGATATAATAAATCTAATCAAATAGGTACTACAATATTAGAAGAAAAAACAAATGAAATTTTATCTAATATAAATTTTCAAGATGACAAGGGAATACCAATAACTGTATTTAATACAATAATTAATTCAAGAAAAGATACATTAGCAATAGAAGCATTATTAGAATCTACTAATTTTATATTAAAAGATGATAAAGGTTTAGAATGTGATCATCAGATATTGAATACTGAAAAAGTGGATTTAAATGATTATATGATAGAAAGTCATTTTGTAGGTAAAAATGAATCTAAAGAATATTATAAAGTTAAATTTAGTTTTACTCCTGAAGTTCAAGGGTTTGGTTATAAAACTTATTATATAAATGAAGTTAAGTTTAGTGATAATAAGGAAAAAAGTTTAATAGTAAATGAAAATACTCTTGAAAATGAATACATTAAAGTAAATATAAATAAAGATGGAAGTTTAGATATATTAGATAAAGAAAATGATAAAACTTATTACAATCAACATATATTTAAAGAAGGTGGAAATGCTGGTGATGAATATGATTATTCTCCTCCTGTAAATGATGAAATCATCTATTCTAAAGGGAAAATAGCAAAAATAGAAAAGGTATATAATGGTCATATTCAAGCTCAAATTAAAATAACTTATTCATTAAGTTTTCCTATTAATACTTATAATGAATATAGATCTGAGAAAAAGGAAAATACAGTTATAGAATCTTTTATAACTATTTATAAAAATAATAAGAGGTTAGATATAAAAACTGTAATTAATAATAATATTAAAGATCATAGAATACAAGTATTATTTGATGGAAATATTAAGTCAAATATTCACTATGCAGATCAGCAATTTGGAATTATGGAAAGAGAAAATTATTTAAAACAAGTAGAATATTGGAGAAATGAAAATTGGCAAGAAAAGTATTATCCAATATATAATCAACATAAATTTGTAGGAGTATTTGATAGTAAAAATGGATTGCAAATAATAAATAGAGGGTTACCTCAATATGAAATATTAGATGAAAATAAACCTAAGATAGCATTAACATTATTATGTGGAACTAGCTATATGGGTAAACAGGATTTAGTTAATAGACCTGGAAGAAGATCTGGTTTACATGTAAAGACTCCAAAAAGTAATATGATAGGAAAATTTGAAATGGAATATTCTATTTGTCCTATAAATAGTATAAATGAAATGAATATTAATGCTGAAAATTATGTATATCCACTTCATTATAGCCAGTTACAAAATATAGAGGATAAAAATAAGGGATTATCAGATACTTACTATCCAATTAGAATAAAAAATCCATTAGTAGGTACAAGTGCTATTAAAAAATCAGAAAATGATGAAGGGGTAGTATTACGTATTTATAACAGTATTAATGAAAATATAAATGATGTAGAAATTGAATATGATGGAGAAAAGTTTAGTGATGTCAATTTAGTTAATTTGAAAGAAAAAAATATAGATATTAATACAAATTTTGAAATAACTAAAAATACTATTCATATAAAAAGAATAAAGAGTAATGAAATATTAAATTTTAAATTTAAATAA